From Hymenobacter sediminicola:
GCCGCAATCCGCTCAGCACCTTCGCTATTGATGTGGATAAAGCTTCTTACGCCAATGTGCGTCGCTTCCTGACCCAGGACCGCCAACTGCCTCCGCCCGACGCCGTGCGGCTGGAAGAGCTGGTGAATTACTTCCCGTATTCCTACCCGCAGCCTACCACTGGCCCGGCCTCCTTGAATGCCGAAGTAGCTGCCTGCCCCTGGAACCCGGCGCACCAGTTGGTACTGGTAGGCGTGCAGGGCAAGCAGGTTTCAATGGAAAATCTGCCGCCCGCCAACTTGGTATTTCTGCTGGATGTGTCGGGCTCGATGGAAGACCCCGATAAGCTGCCGCTACTGAAAGAATCGTTGCGGGAACTGGTGCAGAAGGCCTTGCGGCCGCAGGATTATGTGTCGATTGTGGTGTATGCCGGAGCGGCCGGGCTGGTATTGCCGCCCACTCCGGGAGCTGATTCAGAAACCATTCTGGACGCGCTTGACAAACTACAGGCCGGTGGCTCTACGGCGGGCGGACAAGGGCTGCGGCTGGCCTATCAGGTGGCGCGCCAGCACTTCCGGGCCGGTGGCAATAACCGTATTATCCTGGCTACTGATGGCGACTTCAATGTGGGCGAGCAGTCGGATGCCGATATGGAGCGGCTCGTAACGAAGGAGCGGGAGTCGGGGGTGTTTCTGTCGGTGCTGGGGTTTGGTAGCGGCAACCTTCAGGATAGCCGGATGGAGCTGCTGGCCGACAAAGGCAATGGAAACTATGCCTATATCGACAACTTAGGCGAAGCCCAACGGGTGTTGGTAAGCCAGTTCGGCGGTACGCTATTCACACTGGCCAAAGATGTAAAAGTGCAGGTCGAGTTCAACCCGGCCCGGGTGCGCGAGTACCGGCTGCTGGGCTATGAAAACCGCCTCTTGGCCGCCGAGGACTTCAACGATGACCGCAAAGATGCCGGCGAGCTAGGCGCGGGCCAGCAGGTAACGGCCCTCTACGAAGTAGTACCTGTGGGTGCGCCGGCCGCTACCACCGCCACCATCGACCCACTAAAATACCAGAAGCCAACCACGTCTGGCCCTGCCACCGCCAGTGCCGAGCTGCTCACCGTGAAGCTGCGCTATCAAGAGCCGCAGGGTAGCCCCAGCCGTCTGCTCACGCTACCCGTACGTGTCACTGGCTTCGATGAGACTATTGCGCAAGCATCGGATAATCTGCGTTTTGCGGCGTCAGTGGCGCAGTTTGGCTTGCTGCTGCGCCACTCCAGGCACGGCGGCTCCGCTACCTGGGAAAGCACGGCAGCACTGGCACGAAGCGTTACTGGCCCGGATGCTGATGGCTCTCGTGCCGAGTTCCGGGAACTGGTGCAGCGGGCAACCGAGTTGAGCAGCGAGGTGGCGGTAGAACGGTAAACCACTGACCCGGTGGCACGTGTTCTTTTCCTAAACCGGGTAAGTGGGCCGCGCCTTTTTCTGTTCAAATAATTTGGAAGTACGGCCGTTGGTTTCCACCTTGCCGACGTCAAGCACCTCATTCTCATGCTTCAGCCCACGGCCCATTTCTTTTTTAGCTACTATTTCTACTACGCCCTCGCGTAGTCGGGTAGTCGCCGTGTAGCTTTTTCAACCGAAAATCTTCAGCGCCTCCCGACACCGAGAGGCGCTTTTTTTACGCCCGCTTTTTCGCATGATTTCCCAGCAGCAATACTTTTTTACCTACAGCTATTTCTTCTTCTATCCGAAGAAGCCGGCCCGCTGTTGCGTGTGATAACCACCACATTCCTCCCAACAAACTAAGGCCGCCGCTCCCCGGAGGCCTTTTTTATTGCCCATTTTTTCCAGTAGCACCATGCCACAGTCCGTTTCCATCCAGGGTTTCCAAGGCAGTTTCCACGAGGTAGCCGCCCGGCAGTATTTCGGGGCCGAACCCACGCTGCTACCCTGCGCCACCTTTGCAGCGGTAGTGGCCCATGTGGTGGCAGGCCGGGCCGAAGCCGGGCTAATGGCTGTGGAAAACTCGCTGGCTGGCAGTATTCTGCCCAACTATCTGCTGCTGGAACGCCAAGCGGTGCGCGTCACCGGTGAAGTGTATCTGCCTATCCATCAGCACCTGCTGGCATTGCCCGGTACCACACTGGCCGAGGTACAGGCCGTGCATTCGCATCCGATGGCGTTGCGCCAGTGCGGCGAGTTCCTGGACCGCCACCCACACTGGAAGCTGGTAGAAACCGACGACACCGGCCACAGTGCCCAACTCCTGGCCGAAAACCGCTCATCTGGCGTGGCAGTGGTAGCAGGTGCCCAGGCTGCCGAGCAATTTGGACTGCAGATTCTGGTCCCTGCCATTCACGACGACCCGCACAATTACACCCGCTTTCTGGTGCTGGAACCCGCCGAAACGGCCCTCACCCACCCGCACGCTGATAAGGCATCCCTCTATTTCTGCGCCCCGCACGCGCCGGGCAGTCTGGCCGCAGTGCTGGCACGGGTGGCCGCATACGGCCTGAATCTGAGCAAGCTGCAGTCGTGCCCCCGGCCCGGGCAGCCGTGGCACTACGGCTTTCATGCCGATGTGGAATTTGAAGAAATGCCACAGCTGCTGGCGCTTCTCAAAGCACTGGCTCCGGTCACGGAAGAATTGCGTGTGCTGGGGGCCTACCGCCGCGGGCAGTGGAACACTGTGCCTGCAGAATCCGCCGCTACCCTGACGCAAGAAATTGCATAACCTCATCCAGCCCAATCATGCACCTCTCACTAGCCAGCCGCCTCGCGCACACCGGCGAATACTATTTCTCCCGCAAGCTGCGCGAGTTGGCAGCCCTCAATGCGGCCGGCGCCAACATCATCAGCCTCGGTATTGGCAGCCCCGACCTGCCGCCACACCCCAGCGTGACGGCGGCCTTATCGGCTAGTACTGCCCAGCCCGGCGCCCACGGCTACCAGAGCTACCAGGGCACTCCTGTCCTGCGTGCCGCCATGGCTGCTTTCTACCAGCGGCACTACGGCGTGACGCTGGACCCGGCCACCGAAATACTGCCGCTGCTGGGCTCGAAAGAGGGGCTCATGCACATTGGAATGACATATCTGGAAGCCGGCGACGCCGTGCTCATCCCAAATCCGGGCTACCCCACTTACCGCGCTGTAGCCGAAATCTGCGGGGCTGAGGTGCGCGAATATGACCTCACGGCTGTTTCCGGCTGGCTGCCCGACCTGGAGGCGCTGGCTGCCACCGACCTAACGCGGGTGAAGCTGATGCTGGTGAACTACCCGCACATGCCCACCGGAACGGCTGCCGACCGGCCCTTTCTCAGGCGCCTTGTCGCGTTTGCCAAAGCACATGATATCCTGCTGGTGCACGACAACCCGTACGGCTTCATCCTGAACGAAACACCCCCTGTCAGTCTGCTGGCGGTGCCCGGCGCCCGGGAGGTAGCCATCGAGCTGAACTCGCTGAGTAAGAGCCACAACATGGCGGGCTGGCGTGTAGGTATGCTGGCGGGCCGAGCCGATGTGCTGGCCGACGTGCTCCGCTTCAAGAGCAACATGGACTCCGGCATGTTTCTGCCGGTGCAGCAGGCGGCCGTAGCGGCCCTGGCCCTCGGCGACGACTGGTTCGAGGAATTGAATGCCACCTACCGCACCCGCCGCCAGCTGGTGCTACAGTTGCTGCATACTCTGGGCTGCAGCGTGGCTCCTGGCCAGACCGGCTTGTTTGTCTGGGCTGCTGTGCCGCCAGACTACGCCGATGGCTACGCACTAAGCGACGTGGTACTGGCTGAAGCGCGGGTTTTCATCACGCCAGGCGGGATCTTCGGCAGCAATGGGCTGAGCTACGTGCGTGCCAGCCTTTGCCAACCAGAAAGCGTGCTTCACGAAGCTCTGCAACGAGTAGAAGAGCTCAAAAAGAGCCGGCTCAGTGTACTGGCCGAAAAACTCCCATCAGTAAGTCCGGAACAACCGAAATCCCAACACTTAAACGCATGAACGTGACTATCATTGGTCTGGGCCTTATTGGCGGCTCGTTGGCGCTCAGTCTGCGGCAGCATGGCTTGGTGCAGCACCTTATCGGAGTGGAAAGCAACGCCAGACATGCCCGCCGTGCTTTGGAGTTGAGCTTGGTTGATGAAATCGAAACGGACTTAGCCACCGCTGTGCGCCGAGCTGACTTAGTGGTGGTAGCGGTGCCCGTGGATGCCATGGTAGCAGTGCTGCCGCTGGTGCTGGATGACGTGGCCGCGCATCAGATAGTAATAGACGTGGGCTCGACGAAGCAGGCCCTGCTGGCATCCGTAGCCGGGCATCCCAACCGGGGACGCTTCGTGGCTGCGCATCCCATGGCTGGTACTGAGCATTCGGGACCGGAAGCGGCGGTTTCGGGGCTATTCGAGGGCAAAACCGTGGTGCTCTGCGACACCGCCCACAGTGACCCAGACGCCGTGCTGCACGTGGAAAAGCTGTTTCAGGCGCTGCCCATGCGCCTCATTTACCTCGATGGGGCCGAGCACGACCTGCACACTGCTTACATTTCACACATTTCGCATATCACCTCGTTTGCCTTGGCTCTCACAGTCTTAGAGAAGGAAAAAGAGGAGCAGCGCATCTTCGATCTGGCCAGCGGCGGTTTCGAATCGACGGTACGGCTGGCCAAAAGCGCGCCGGCTACTTGGGTGCCCATCTTCCGCCAAAACCGCCTCAATGTACTAGACGTGCTGGACGAGCATTTGCACCAGTTGCAGCACCGGCGTGAGCTGCTGGCCCAGGAAGATTACACGGCCCTATCGGAACAGATTCAGCAGGCCAACCACATCCGCAAAATTCTCCCATAAGCTAGAGTGGAAGCAGAATGAAACCTCCTGCTAAGCGTAGCCGCGGCATGACGTTACACTGCATTACCCTCTCCATCAACGCACACTTCTTTTTTCCATGAAATCTACCCTGTTCAACCGCCAGCCCGACGATAAGCCCTACCTCATTTCCGGCCCGTGCTCAGCCGAAACCGAGGAGCAGGTGCTCGATACCTGCCAACCCTTGGCTGCTACCGGCAAGGTGCAGGCCCTGCGCGCCGGCATCTGGAAGCCCCGCACCAAACCCGGCGGCTTCGAAGGGGTGGGTACTAAAGGCTTGCCGTGGCTGAAAAAAGCTGGGGAACTGACAGGCCTACCCACGGCTGTGGAAGTAGCCACGGCTAAGCACGTGGAAGATTGCCTGGCCTTCGGGATTGATATTCTGTGGGTAGGGGCGCGCACGACCGGCAACCCATTTTCGGTGCAGGAAATAGCCAACGCGCTGCGTGGCGTGCCGGTGCCAGTACTAGTCAAAAACCCGATTCATCCCGAACTGGAGCTGTGGACCGGAGCCGTAGAGCGCCTGCAGAAAGCGGGAGTGGCGCAGGTAGGCCTGGTACACCGGGGCTTTTCGAGCTACGGCAACACCGACTTCCGAAATGCGCCCATGTGGCACCTACCCATTGAAATGAAACGCCGCCACCCCGATATGCCGCTGCTCTGCGACCCCAGCCACATTTGTGGCCGCCGCGACACGCTGTTTGCCGTGGCCCAGCAGGCGCTCAACCTCGGTTTTGATGGCACGATGATAGAAAGTCACCAGAACCCCGATGCCGCCTGGAGCGACGCTAAGCAGCAAATCACGCCTGAAGTGCTTCACGACCTGATTGAGGCGCTGGTATGGCGCCACGAAACCACCGACCAGCGCGAGTTCCTGACGGCGCTGGCAGGTTTCCGAGAGCAAATCAATCAGCTCGATGCCGAAATCATGCAGCTGCTGGGACGCCGAATGGCCGTGGCTGAGAAAATCGGACGTTACAAAAAGGAAAACGACATTACCATTCTACAGACCAGCCGCTGGAACGAAGTGCTGGAACGCGCCCTGCGCCAGGGCTCCTCCGTAGGCCTCACCAGCGAGTTTGTAGCGCAATATCTGGCCGCCGTGCATCTGGAGTCCATCACGCGCCAGAACAAGGTGATGGAAGGATAAGCATAAAATCGAAAAGATGCGCGCGTAAAGCTGCTGGACAGTAGGCTTATAATGCCACAACCAAGCAGCGGCTGGCCGTAGCGTGCCCGGCCTGTACCCGCAGAAAGTAGAGGCCAGCGGGTAGCCCGGCTACAGAGAATTCGTGGCGTAAGCCAGTGGCTGGCATTGGCACGGACCCGGTGCGCACAGCACGGCCCAGGCCATCCGTGAGCATGAACGTGACATGGGCCGCACCAGGGAGTGCAGGCAGTATAATAGTAGCGGTGGTATGCGCCGGGTTGGGGAAGATGGCGAAAGCACTGCCGCTCAGTACAGCATCAGCGGAGGAAAGAGTGCCGTCAGTGAGAGAGGCTAGGAAGAGGCCGTAGCCTGTGCTGGGTTTGGTGAGAGCCAAGGTGCCGAAGGCAATAGAAGGGCTGTCGAAAACGCCGGCTACATAGAGGCGGGAGCCCTGAAGCACCACGGCAACCCCATTGTCCAGGCTCGATCCACCAGCCTGCTGAGTCCAGGCAAAGCTGCCCGAGTTGCCTGCGTCGGTGAGTTTGGTCAGAAACACATCAGACTGGCCTGCAGTAGTGAGCTGGGTGCTGCCAAAGCGGGCATCCGGGCTACTGTGGTAGCCTGTTACATACACATTGGAGCCGCGCACGGCTAGGGCGCTGCCCATGTCGCTGCCACTCCCGCCAGCCTGCTGGCCCCAGGCAAAGGAGCCCGCGCTGCCTGCATCCGTGAGCTTGGCCACAAACACATCCAGGCTACCGGCATTGGACAGGTTGCTGGTGCCAATAGCGAGGGTCGGGCTACCGAAATAACCGGTCAGATACACAGTGGAGCCCTCAACGGCTAGTGCGTTGACCACTTCGTAGCCTGTGCCGCCGGCCTGCTGGGCCCAGGTGAAGCTGGCTGCGCTGCCAGCATCCGTGAGCTTGGCCACGAACAAGTCGGCGTTGCCGGCATTGGGCAGGGTGGTAGTGCCAAAGCGGGTACTGGTTCCGGAGTATTGCCCTGCTATATAGATACTGTTTCCAGTCACTGCTATTGCCTTCACCAAGTCGACGCCGACGCTGCCGCCGGCCTGTTGGGCCCAGGTGAAGGAACTGGTGCTGCCTGCATCCGTGAGCTTGGTGACAAAAATGTTGGAGCCGGTGCTGCTGGCGTTGGTCAGGCTGAGCGCGCCCAGCGTAGTAGTGGTACCCCGGAAAGTGCCGGCCGCATACAGGGTAGAGCCCGTGGCCACTAGGCCCGCCAGATCCTCACTGCTTTGGCCACCAGCCCGTTGGGCCCATACAACGCTACTGGTAGTGCCCGCGTCCACGATTTTGGCAAAGAACAGGTCGGTATTGCCGAAGACGTCAGCATTGGTCAGGAAGTTCGTGCCAATGATAACCATTCGGCCGCTGAAAACGCCTCCAACATAGACGCTACTGCCGCTTACAGCCACCGACAAAGGATATTCGCCGCCTGCTGTTCCGCTTATCTGATGAGCCCACACAAAGCGGCTGGCACTGTTGCTCCATTTTGCCACAAATCCATCATTGCCGGTGCCAGTACTAGTGAACGTAGTGTTGCCGAATGTAGCCGTGTTGGCAAAATCTCCTACCACAATAACCTCGTCGTTGGCAGTGGCAGCAGTGGCTTTCACCGAAATGCTAGTGCCGGCCGTGCCCACCGCCGTCTGCCAGGCCGGAACCTGAGCCTGGGCCACTGGGATGGTAACAGTTAGCAGAAACAGCACCAATAAGGAACTGTAGATGAGCGTGGAAAGGTGTTTCATGGCCGTAAGACAAAGTGCAAAGCAGTGTGGGAAGGATATATAAATATACTTCCACGCGCCTTATGCAGCGAATAACCTAACTCGGGATTTTAGAAAGAAGAGCGGAAATGCTCTGGTGCTTCCAAATAGCTCAGGGTTTTGGCTGGGCCTCGGCTTTTGGGGCAGATGAGCTAATGCCCAGACGCCGCTCCAGTTCGGAGGCTACGAAGTTGGCGTCATATTTCAGCTCCGGAGTATCGGCGAGGCGGGCGGCCGTGCGGGCTTCTTCCAGAGCTTTGGTGAGCTTCTTCAGCTCAGTGTAGCTATATGCCAGCTGAAAGTGTGCCAAGGCGTAATCGGGGCGGAGCTTGATGGACCGCTGGAAAAGCGGGACGCTTTCCGCAATCCGGGCCTGACTCAGGCGGGCGTAGCCTAGCTTGTAGTAGGAGCTATAGTCGCCTAGGCCATGCTGGTGCGCAATAGTATAGTGGCGGGCCATCAGCGCATACAGCGTAGCCGGCGACTTGTCGGCTTCGGCACACTGGCATTGCTCCACTTGGTAGTAATAGTCGGCTAGGGCACGGTTGAGCTTGTAGTTGGCAGGATGCTGCTTCAGTAGATTTTTCAGCACCAGTTCCACCGCAAACGGGTAGCGAATAGCCGCCCGCGTGTACTTGGCCCGCAAGGAATCGAGCTGCTCTAAAGGCTTCAGGTCCACGAATCCGAACCCTTCCAGCTCGCGGCTGCGCAGGTGGTAGTTCAATGCCAGCTCGGTTTGCTTAAGAGCCACAGCCGGCCGGCGGTGTTTGGGGTCGAAGCCATTGAGGAGCTTCCAGGCCGACTCGTACTGGCGGTCCTGCAGCAGTTGAGTAGCCTTGCTGAGTATCTCCTTCTCAGTAGTAGCAGTCGTTTTCGGGACTTGGGCCTGGCTCGGAAAAGCGGCCAGCAACAGTAAAAAAAGCAAGTAGCAGTAGCGCATATCAGGTAGTATACGGGTGGCTGGCAGGTGGCAGTTGGCGGAAGCACGGCAATAATTGTGGCAGGCCGGCTGCTGGAATAGTGGTCATCTGTTAAGTTCCACCGTACTTGCTGTCTATGCTCTTCTACACCGTCATGAAGCCCCTCGTGCAGGTTGCCCTGCGCGTGTTCTTCCGTCGCCTCGAAATCCGCCACCGCGACCGGCTCCAGACGCCGGGGCCACTGCTGATGGTGAGCAACCACCCCAACACGCTCATGGACCCGCTGGTAGTGGCCGCGAACCGCCGCCAGTCTATTGCGTTCCTGGCCAAAAGCACGTTTTTTAAGAACCCGATTTCGGCAGCCGTGCTCCGCTCCGGCAACTCCATTCCTATCTATCGGCGCCAAGATGTAGAAACCGGCGCCGAAGCCGTAACGCCGGAGCAGCTGGCCGCCCAGAACGAGGCTACTTTCGGCAAGTGCTACGACTATCTGGGCAAGGGCGGCACGGTCATGATATTCCCGGAAGGCACCAGCGTGAGCGAGCGGCGCCTACGGCCACTCAAAACCGGGGCGGCCCGCATTGCGCTGGGCGCCGAAGCGCGCCACAATTTCAGGCTGGGGCTGCGCGTGTTGCCGGTCGGTATCAATTACTTCGATCCGCAACGGTTCCGGTCTGATGTGCTGGTGAATGTGGCCCCGCCGATTCGGGTGGCCGACTACGCCGCCGCTTACTACCAAGACCCTACCGCGGCCGCCGACCAGCTTACCGAAGACATCCGGCGGCACCTGGAGCAGCGCCTCGTCATCACGCGCGACGCCGCCGAGGATGAGCTGGTGCAGCAGCTAGAGCGTACGTTCACCGGCCACCTCATCGAGGATGACCCCCGTACGCTCTACGACAATTTTCAGCTCAGCCGCAACCTGTTGCAGGCCGTGGCTTACTTCGAGAAGCACGACCCCGAGCATTTGGGCGAAGTCCGGGAGAAGCTGGCCACTTACCTGAAGGATTTGAAGCGCCTGAAAATCAATGATGAAGCTCTGGAACGCACTGGCCGGGCCGACACGC
This genomic window contains:
- a CDS encoding T9SS type A sorting domain-containing protein — its product is MKHLSTLIYSSLLVLFLLTVTIPVAQAQVPAWQTAVGTAGTSISVKATAATANDEVIVVGDFANTATFGNTTFTSTGTGNDGFVAKWSNSASRFVWAHQISGTAGGEYPLSVAVSGSSVYVGGVFSGRMVIIGTNFLTNADVFGNTDLFFAKIVDAGTTSSVVWAQRAGGQSSEDLAGLVATGSTLYAAGTFRGTTTTLGALSLTNASSTGSNIFVTKLTDAGSTSSFTWAQQAGGSVGVDLVKAIAVTGNSIYIAGQYSGTSTRFGTTTLPNAGNADLFVAKLTDAGSAASFTWAQQAGGTGYEVVNALAVEGSTVYLTGYFGSPTLAIGTSNLSNAGSLDVFVAKLTDAGSAGSFAWGQQAGGSGSDMGSALAVRGSNVYVTGYHSSPDARFGSTQLTTAGQSDVFLTKLTDAGNSGSFAWTQQAGGSSLDNGVAVVLQGSRLYVAGVFDSPSIAFGTLALTKPSTGYGLFLASLTDGTLSSADAVLSGSAFAIFPNPAHTTATIILPALPGAAHVTFMLTDGLGRAVRTGSVPMPATGLRHEFSVAGLPAGLYFLRVQAGHATASRCLVVAL
- a CDS encoding chorismate mutase; its protein translation is MKSTLFNRQPDDKPYLISGPCSAETEEQVLDTCQPLAATGKVQALRAGIWKPRTKPGGFEGVGTKGLPWLKKAGELTGLPTAVEVATAKHVEDCLAFGIDILWVGARTTGNPFSVQEIANALRGVPVPVLVKNPIHPELELWTGAVERLQKAGVAQVGLVHRGFSSYGNTDFRNAPMWHLPIEMKRRHPDMPLLCDPSHICGRRDTLFAVAQQALNLGFDGTMIESHQNPDAAWSDAKQQITPEVLHDLIEALVWRHETTDQREFLTALAGFREQINQLDAEIMQLLGRRMAVAEKIGRYKKENDITILQTSRWNEVLERALRQGSSVGLTSEFVAQYLAAVHLESITRQNKVMEG
- a CDS encoding prephenate dehydratase, with the protein product MPQSVSIQGFQGSFHEVAARQYFGAEPTLLPCATFAAVVAHVVAGRAEAGLMAVENSLAGSILPNYLLLERQAVRVTGEVYLPIHQHLLALPGTTLAEVQAVHSHPMALRQCGEFLDRHPHWKLVETDDTGHSAQLLAENRSSGVAVVAGAQAAEQFGLQILVPAIHDDPHNYTRFLVLEPAETALTHPHADKASLYFCAPHAPGSLAAVLARVAAYGLNLSKLQSCPRPGQPWHYGFHADVEFEEMPQLLALLKALAPVTEELRVLGAYRRGQWNTVPAESAATLTQEIA
- a CDS encoding tetratricopeptide repeat protein, encoding MRYCYLLFLLLLAAFPSQAQVPKTTATTEKEILSKATQLLQDRQYESAWKLLNGFDPKHRRPAVALKQTELALNYHLRSRELEGFGFVDLKPLEQLDSLRAKYTRAAIRYPFAVELVLKNLLKQHPANYKLNRALADYYYQVEQCQCAEADKSPATLYALMARHYTIAHQHGLGDYSSYYKLGYARLSQARIAESVPLFQRSIKLRPDYALAHFQLAYSYTELKKLTKALEEARTAARLADTPELKYDANFVASELERRLGISSSAPKAEAQPKP
- a CDS encoding vWA domain-containing protein, whose product is MKLNRLLPLCGLLAGAWLLPACHQYSTENMAVTEQVENAAELVATPDAAAKAPDTIAPESRENYAVIHENPFLDARRNPLSTFAIDVDKASYANVRRFLTQDRQLPPPDAVRLEELVNYFPYSYPQPTTGPASLNAEVAACPWNPAHQLVLVGVQGKQVSMENLPPANLVFLLDVSGSMEDPDKLPLLKESLRELVQKALRPQDYVSIVVYAGAAGLVLPPTPGADSETILDALDKLQAGGSTAGGQGLRLAYQVARQHFRAGGNNRIILATDGDFNVGEQSDADMERLVTKERESGVFLSVLGFGSGNLQDSRMELLADKGNGNYAYIDNLGEAQRVLVSQFGGTLFTLAKDVKVQVEFNPARVREYRLLGYENRLLAAEDFNDDRKDAGELGAGQQVTALYEVVPVGAPAATTATIDPLKYQKPTTSGPATASAELLTVKLRYQEPQGSPSRLLTLPVRVTGFDETIAQASDNLRFAASVAQFGLLLRHSRHGGSATWESTAALARSVTGPDADGSRAEFRELVQRATELSSEVAVER
- a CDS encoding prephenate dehydrogenase; amino-acid sequence: MNVTIIGLGLIGGSLALSLRQHGLVQHLIGVESNARHARRALELSLVDEIETDLATAVRRADLVVVAVPVDAMVAVLPLVLDDVAAHQIVIDVGSTKQALLASVAGHPNRGRFVAAHPMAGTEHSGPEAAVSGLFEGKTVVLCDTAHSDPDAVLHVEKLFQALPMRLIYLDGAEHDLHTAYISHISHITSFALALTVLEKEKEEQRIFDLASGGFESTVRLAKSAPATWVPIFRQNRLNVLDVLDEHLHQLQHRRELLAQEDYTALSEQIQQANHIRKILP
- a CDS encoding lysophospholipid acyltransferase family protein: MLFYTVMKPLVQVALRVFFRRLEIRHRDRLQTPGPLLMVSNHPNTLMDPLVVAANRRQSIAFLAKSTFFKNPISAAVLRSGNSIPIYRRQDVETGAEAVTPEQLAAQNEATFGKCYDYLGKGGTVMIFPEGTSVSERRLRPLKTGAARIALGAEARHNFRLGLRVLPVGINYFDPQRFRSDVLVNVAPPIRVADYAAAYYQDPTAAADQLTEDIRRHLEQRLVITRDAAEDELVQQLERTFTGHLIEDDPRTLYDNFQLSRNLLQAVAYFEKHDPEHLGEVREKLATYLKDLKRLKINDEALERTGRADTRTARAIKAGLKLALGLPVYLYGALNNYLPYKLPSMVAKRATKEVEFVAPIMLVVGMLTFSFGYAAQIALVHHFTQDWRWTLLYGLSLAPTGFYALYYANKLAGRLRRLRALRMFRRQRPVMEDLLRQRATILKLLNEARQAYLQAVQ
- a CDS encoding pyridoxal phosphate-dependent aminotransferase, which translates into the protein MHLSLASRLAHTGEYYFSRKLRELAALNAAGANIISLGIGSPDLPPHPSVTAALSASTAQPGAHGYQSYQGTPVLRAAMAAFYQRHYGVTLDPATEILPLLGSKEGLMHIGMTYLEAGDAVLIPNPGYPTYRAVAEICGAEVREYDLTAVSGWLPDLEALAATDLTRVKLMLVNYPHMPTGTAADRPFLRRLVAFAKAHDILLVHDNPYGFILNETPPVSLLAVPGAREVAIELNSLSKSHNMAGWRVGMLAGRADVLADVLRFKSNMDSGMFLPVQQAAVAALALGDDWFEELNATYRTRRQLVLQLLHTLGCSVAPGQTGLFVWAAVPPDYADGYALSDVVLAEARVFITPGGIFGSNGLSYVRASLCQPESVLHEALQRVEELKKSRLSVLAEKLPSVSPEQPKSQHLNA